From a single Paenibacillus sp. FSL W8-0426 genomic region:
- a CDS encoding transglutaminase-like domain-containing protein yields MRNAVFAIVGLFVLLLCAPVVQAAQSEDWLGLDQLDRGAVVIHYDVKSDVKTKLMIAKGQEKYTYTLLPGKSRDVFPLQMGNGDYTITVLEQVSGTKYKVVQEGAVKLHLKDSNNVYLNSIQNIDWSDNEQAAQLAKKLARSAKTDQEKVQAVYDYVIGNIRYDKVLASRELTDYLPDNVRTIMDLKGMCYDYASLLASMLRSLDIPTKLVMGTSDYVDVYHAWNEVYLNGQWITIDTTVDAAWKTQGTSFKMIKDASHYTASKIY; encoded by the coding sequence ATGCGTAACGCTGTGTTCGCCATTGTAGGACTATTTGTCTTACTCTTATGCGCACCGGTTGTACAAGCTGCGCAGTCTGAAGATTGGCTGGGTTTGGACCAGCTTGATCGCGGAGCAGTTGTCATCCATTATGACGTGAAATCCGATGTAAAGACTAAGCTTATGATCGCCAAAGGACAGGAAAAATATACATATACGCTGCTGCCGGGTAAGTCTCGGGACGTTTTCCCGCTTCAAATGGGGAACGGAGACTATACAATCACTGTGTTGGAACAAGTCAGCGGCACCAAATACAAGGTCGTTCAAGAAGGAGCCGTCAAGCTTCATCTGAAGGACAGCAACAACGTATATCTGAACTCGATTCAGAATATCGATTGGTCTGATAATGAACAAGCCGCACAGCTTGCTAAAAAGTTAGCCCGGTCTGCAAAAACGGACCAAGAAAAAGTACAAGCTGTATACGACTATGTGATCGGTAACATTCGATATGACAAAGTACTTGCATCGCGAGAGTTAACGGACTATCTTCCAGATAACGTCCGCACAATCATGGATCTCAAAGGGATGTGCTACGATTATGCTTCCCTGCTTGCATCCATGCTGCGGAGTCTCGATATACCGACCAAATTGGTAATGGGTACTTCGGATTATGTAGATGTATACCATGCATGGAATGAAGTTTACCTCAACGGGCAGTGGATCACCATCGATACTACCGTCGATGCCGCTTGGAAAACGCAAGGTACTTCGTTCAAAATGATTAAAGACGCTTCGCACTACACAGCATCGAAAATTTACTAA
- a CDS encoding Imm7 family immunity protein, with amino-acid sequence MYEYHGWATIRASASFDDDMDEAPIVQEIQDYIHEMNWTSGVLDIRAVNGDFQVWIAGLDNHKPSERVDPINVFKKIGDMAPGSYGILYIRDSDDVESFNIFKVYTLIRGEVRGHDDPFLSPFIPKLEDPDPECLSESYP; translated from the coding sequence ATGTATGAGTACCATGGTTGGGCGACAATTCGAGCGAGTGCTTCTTTTGATGATGATATGGATGAAGCCCCGATTGTTCAAGAAATACAAGATTACATTCATGAAATGAATTGGACTAGCGGCGTGTTGGATATTAGAGCAGTAAACGGGGATTTCCAAGTGTGGATCGCTGGATTAGATAATCATAAGCCTTCGGAAAGAGTTGATCCGATCAATGTATTCAAGAAGATTGGAGATATGGCTCCGGGTTCATACGGAATTTTGTACATAAGGGATAGTGATGACGTTGAGTCATTTAATATATTTAAGGTGTATACACTAATTCGAGGAGAAGTAAGGGGGCATGATGATCCATTTCTATCGCCGTTTATACCGAAGTTAGAAGACCCGGACCCAGAATGTCTTTCAGAATCATACCCGTAA
- a CDS encoding SRPBCC family protein: MELQYIFYIGATPEHVWNTLVSPEGTRSTFFGAVLNTTLEPGAAFQYVGPGNDGDETVHVYGTILQAVPGKVLSYLEHPGASYRENHADLESRVTFTLEPVGGCTKLTLTNDQWTPGHPSFANAKEHWWMILSSIKTYAETGKTLDFGW; the protein is encoded by the coding sequence ATGGAATTACAGTACATTTTTTATATCGGCGCAACGCCAGAACACGTATGGAATACCCTGGTGAGTCCGGAGGGCACGCGCAGCACGTTTTTCGGCGCTGTCCTCAACACAACCCTGGAACCGGGAGCGGCTTTCCAGTATGTAGGCCCGGGCAACGACGGGGACGAGACGGTGCATGTCTACGGCACCATCCTGCAAGCCGTTCCCGGGAAGGTGCTCAGCTACCTTGAACATCCTGGAGCATCCTACCGTGAAAACCACGCCGATCTTGAATCACGGGTAACTTTTACCTTGGAACCCGTAGGCGGCTGCACCAAACTGACATTGACCAATGACCAATGGACCCCTGGGCACCCGTCCTTTGCCAATGCGAAGGAGCATTGGTGGATGATACTTAGCAGCATTAAAACGTATGCCGAAACGGGAAAAACCTTGGATTTTGGCTGGTAA
- a CDS encoding collagen binding domain-containing protein, giving the protein MKKKVSGIVMVLLLMIQTLFGASVGIASAAENVQGQGTDVGAQQLENGDQVPGGVQPSVDNEQEPGSSTDESVDEVQDPSTGTDESVDETEDPSKGTEGSVDAAEPGSDTDEAVDEEIKKPEAGNNEDATIPVSDDILTKLVLTDTNGTVIDAVYNPDSTLDIGAAVNLSYEWELPNGHGYKNGSTFTFDLPQQFEIYTEIDEPLVADQGEVGRFTVDRNGKVVMTFNEYVESHSNISGKLEIRTEFKKEVLTGSTEVVIAIPVRSGVQTIIVNLKPQGGKQIEKQGKAVGKDRIDWTVQINKSLNKINHAVVTDVMPEGLELAADTVEVYQLQVNGDGSTVLGGKVDAGKYTVESNGGTKLELAFQDESINKAYEIRFTTNRIGEQARFENKAVLSGEGIEDAQATATVTVDLGKFLDKTYKQNNDTGVITWTVKYNFNGKHVPQEQAVIMDQFSNVHEWVADSLKVYNGNSTDAKNLLASTEYKADPVGTNGFKLQFNNDVDSAYTIVYQTKPVDRSTADGKEVRNKVTSGDSIKEVTVPAQGSRALTKGTWNIDFASKTATWMITVNSDSKPDGSKYHMENVVIKDTFPQGGLEFIPDSVIVKADGTKVSDREYEVAYDNARQGFVIKFLNTIKTTYTIEYKTKFNIEWLTKSNLDYMNRASMTWSENGVDKGPIQRDASFASDGYTKNNGGKDGSYNPVDKEITWNIKMNYNLNTLNDAIVKDVLKDGQKLVPSSVKVYEMKLLGWWNGVSKGAEVPASEYEVTEPTETNSNELSVHFKGPTSSAYWIEFKTSLQGTVITKDMNNTAELWNGGDKAATWNAKVSVPHGGEYVTKSGAQNGNKIDWSIRINEGQSHISNAKIIDEPSANQILIEDSFHLYATSVNKNGEAVKAGELTEGKDYTLTFTRLEGDQEIFELKFKNDISSAYILEYQSFIIAADKEAVRNKVALEGDQLKTEMRETTKEIIVRTSSGSGSGGGVTGSLEVTKVDKDDDTKLLAGAKFVLYDKAGKRAPMVKTTDEEGKILFTKLLYDDYVLEELAAPEGYKIGQSTWDVKIDSSIVSKGNVVKLTVTNEKEEPVDPTDPTDPTDPTDPTDPTDPTDPTDPTDPTDPTDPTDPTDPTDPTNPTDPTDPTDPTDPTDPTNPTDPTDPTDPTNPTDPTNPTHPGTPTDPGTPVNPGTPGNTPDPGTPSTPGTPTDEVDVPDEETPRGEPSIPETPSTNDPETPTIEIEEGEIPRGGVEPEPQTNEPETPNQQPAKPQTPDQQTAIPQTPSSEITIKTLPQTGEASRYPFYFAGVGLILIGAWLGLQRKAMKS; this is encoded by the coding sequence ATGAAGAAAAAAGTAAGTGGAATCGTAATGGTACTGCTGCTTATGATCCAAACGCTGTTTGGCGCATCTGTTGGGATCGCCAGTGCAGCGGAAAACGTGCAGGGGCAGGGAACGGATGTTGGGGCCCAGCAATTGGAAAATGGCGATCAAGTACCGGGAGGCGTCCAACCATCGGTTGACAATGAACAGGAACCCGGTAGCAGCACGGATGAATCGGTAGACGAAGTTCAAGACCCGAGTACGGGCACCGATGAGTCGGTAGATGAAACGGAAGATCCGAGCAAGGGCACTGAGGGATCTGTGGATGCCGCAGAACCGGGCAGTGATACGGATGAGGCGGTAGATGAAGAAATCAAGAAACCGGAGGCCGGTAACAACGAGGATGCGACAATTCCGGTTTCAGACGATATTTTAACCAAACTGGTACTAACAGATACTAACGGTACCGTCATTGATGCAGTATACAATCCGGACAGCACTTTGGATATTGGCGCAGCGGTAAACCTGAGTTATGAATGGGAACTCCCGAACGGACACGGGTATAAGAATGGCAGTACGTTTACGTTTGATCTGCCGCAGCAGTTCGAAATTTACACGGAGATCGACGAACCGCTCGTTGCTGACCAAGGCGAAGTCGGCCGATTCACGGTGGACCGGAACGGCAAAGTGGTAATGACTTTCAATGAATACGTCGAGAGTCACTCCAACATCAGCGGTAAACTGGAAATCCGCACGGAGTTCAAAAAAGAAGTCCTTACGGGAAGCACGGAAGTCGTTATCGCCATTCCGGTCAGAAGCGGAGTCCAGACGATTATCGTGAACCTGAAGCCGCAAGGCGGCAAACAGATCGAGAAGCAGGGAAAAGCGGTTGGTAAAGACCGCATTGATTGGACGGTTCAAATCAACAAATCGTTGAATAAGATCAACCATGCGGTTGTTACCGACGTCATGCCTGAAGGTCTGGAGCTTGCAGCCGACACTGTCGAAGTGTATCAATTGCAGGTGAATGGTGACGGGTCGACCGTCCTCGGGGGCAAAGTAGATGCCGGAAAGTACACGGTTGAATCGAACGGCGGCACCAAGCTGGAACTGGCATTCCAGGACGAATCGATCAACAAGGCGTATGAAATTCGTTTTACGACGAATCGAATCGGCGAACAGGCCCGCTTTGAGAATAAGGCCGTATTGTCCGGCGAAGGCATTGAGGATGCCCAAGCGACCGCAACGGTAACGGTGGATTTGGGGAAATTCCTGGATAAGACATATAAGCAAAATAACGACACCGGGGTTATCACTTGGACGGTCAAATATAATTTCAATGGAAAGCACGTTCCACAAGAACAGGCGGTCATCATGGATCAGTTCAGCAACGTTCATGAATGGGTTGCCGATTCGCTGAAAGTGTATAACGGCAATTCTACCGACGCGAAGAATTTGTTGGCATCGACGGAATATAAAGCCGATCCCGTGGGAACGAACGGATTCAAACTTCAATTTAATAATGATGTTGATTCCGCGTACACCATCGTTTACCAAACCAAACCGGTCGATCGTTCGACTGCCGACGGCAAAGAGGTCAGAAATAAAGTCACCTCCGGCGATTCGATTAAAGAAGTGACGGTTCCGGCTCAAGGCAGCCGTGCGCTGACGAAAGGAACATGGAACATCGATTTTGCCAGCAAAACGGCAACATGGATGATTACGGTTAACAGCGACAGCAAACCGGACGGCAGCAAATACCATATGGAAAACGTAGTCATTAAAGATACGTTCCCGCAGGGCGGTCTTGAATTTATTCCCGATTCGGTGATCGTTAAAGCGGATGGGACCAAGGTTTCCGATCGTGAATATGAGGTCGCGTATGATAATGCTCGTCAGGGTTTTGTCATTAAGTTCCTCAATACCATAAAGACCACATATACCATTGAATACAAAACCAAGTTTAATATTGAATGGTTGACGAAAAGCAATTTGGATTACATGAACCGGGCTTCAATGACTTGGAGCGAAAACGGAGTGGATAAAGGACCCATTCAAAGGGATGCGAGCTTTGCCTCCGACGGATATACCAAAAACAACGGCGGGAAAGATGGCAGCTACAATCCTGTCGACAAGGAAATCACATGGAACATCAAGATGAACTACAACCTCAACACGTTGAATGATGCGATTGTGAAGGATGTTCTGAAGGATGGGCAAAAGCTTGTCCCGAGCTCGGTCAAAGTATACGAGATGAAGCTGCTGGGGTGGTGGAACGGTGTTTCGAAAGGCGCCGAGGTACCGGCTTCCGAGTATGAAGTGACCGAACCTACCGAAACGAATAGCAACGAGTTGTCCGTTCATTTCAAGGGTCCAACCTCCTCGGCGTATTGGATCGAGTTCAAAACGTCGCTGCAAGGCACAGTGATCACCAAAGACATGAATAACACGGCCGAACTGTGGAATGGTGGCGACAAAGCCGCTACCTGGAATGCTAAGGTATCTGTTCCTCACGGCGGTGAGTATGTAACAAAAAGCGGTGCCCAAAATGGAAATAAGATCGATTGGTCGATTCGTATCAATGAAGGCCAATCCCATATTTCAAACGCCAAGATCATTGACGAGCCGAGTGCAAATCAGATCTTGATCGAGGACTCTTTCCATTTGTATGCAACATCCGTTAATAAGAATGGAGAAGCGGTCAAAGCCGGAGAGTTGACTGAAGGAAAAGATTATACGTTAACGTTCACGAGACTTGAAGGCGATCAGGAAATATTCGAGTTGAAATTCAAGAACGATATCTCTTCAGCCTATATTCTGGAATATCAGTCATTCATTATTGCCGCAGACAAGGAAGCCGTGCGAAATAAGGTGGCACTTGAAGGCGACCAGCTGAAGACGGAGATGCGGGAAACGACGAAAGAAATCATCGTTCGTACCTCTTCGGGTTCGGGTTCCGGCGGCGGCGTAACAGGCAGCCTGGAAGTGACGAAGGTGGATAAGGATGACGATACGAAATTGTTGGCAGGAGCGAAATTCGTGCTTTACGACAAAGCAGGCAAACGCGCCCCAATGGTGAAAACGACGGATGAAGAAGGAAAGATCCTGTTTACGAAACTGCTCTATGACGATTATGTGTTGGAGGAGCTTGCGGCTCCGGAAGGATATAAGATTGGTCAATCAACTTGGGACGTCAAGATTGACTCCAGTATCGTGAGTAAGGGCAATGTCGTGAAATTAACTGTAACGAACGAAAAAGAAGAGCCTGTTGATCCGACGGACCCGACGGACCCAACGGACCCAACGGATCCAACAGATCCGACGGACCCAACGGATCCAACAGATCCGACGGACCCAACAGATCCGACGGACCCAACGGATCCGACAGATCCAACAGATCCGACGAACCCAACGGATCCGACAGATCCGACGGACCCAACGGATCCGACAGATCCAACGAACCCGACGGATCCGACAGATCCGACGGACCCAACGAACCCGACGGATCCAACAAATCCTACCCATCCGGGCACACCAACGGATCCAGGTACTCCGGTTAACCCGGGAACTCCTGGAAATACGCCGGATCCGGGGACACCATCAACGCCAGGAACGCCGACTGATGAAGTAGACGTACCGGATGAAGAGACCCCGAGAGGTGAACCGTCGATACCAGAAACGCCTTCGACGAACGATCCGGAGACACCGACCATCGAGATCGAGGAGGGTGAGATTCCGCGCGGCGGCGTTGAGCCGGAACCGCAGACGAATGAACCTGAAACGCCGAATCAGCAGCCTGCGAAACCGCAAACGCCGGATCAGCAGACTGCAATACCACAAACACCGTCATCGGAAATTACGATCAAGACGCTTCCGCAAACGGGCGAAGCAAGCAGATATCCGTTTTATTTCGCGGGTGTGGGGCTGATTTTGATCGGAGCATGGTTAGGTCTTCAACGAAAAGCTATGAAATCATAA
- a CDS encoding malate:quinone oxidoreductase yields MSHGQTSTDVILIGAGIMSATLGTLLKELAPDWKIKVFEKLATAGEESSNEWNNAGTGHAALCELNYTVERPDGSVDISKAIKVNEQFQISRQFWAYLVNSRLIRNPQDFIMPLPHLSYVHGEQNVQFLKRRYEALSNHPLFKGMEFSDDPAKLKQWIPLMMKGRTGNEPIAATKIDSGTDVNFGALTRMLMEQLKKSNVGIHYQHSVKNMKRTSDGLWELTVKNLKSGATERHRAKFVFIGAGGGSLHLLQKSGIPEGKHIGGFPVSGIFMACKNPKVVEQHHAKVYGKASVGAPPMSVPHLDTRYIDNQKSLLFGPFAGFSPKFLKTGSMTDLITSVKLHNLLTMLAAGVKEISLTKYLIQQLMLSKEQRMEELRDFVPDAKSEDWDLVVAGQRVQVIKDTAQGGKGTLQFGTEVVTASDGSIAALLGASPGASTAVHVMLEILQRCFPQHISAWEPKIKEMIPSYGQSLVENVELLNRIHASTAKALGLAEKRGSSSVMNG; encoded by the coding sequence ATGAGCCACGGACAAACGAGTACAGATGTGATCTTGATTGGTGCCGGAATTATGAGTGCAACATTGGGAACCTTGCTGAAAGAATTGGCACCCGACTGGAAGATAAAGGTATTTGAAAAGCTCGCCACTGCGGGAGAAGAAAGCTCCAACGAATGGAATAACGCCGGAACAGGGCATGCTGCGCTATGCGAACTCAATTATACCGTCGAACGGCCGGACGGTTCCGTAGATATAAGCAAAGCCATCAAGGTTAACGAACAATTCCAGATTTCACGGCAATTTTGGGCTTATCTCGTCAACAGCCGCCTGATTCGAAATCCGCAGGATTTCATCATGCCGCTTCCCCACTTGAGTTACGTGCATGGCGAGCAGAACGTCCAGTTTCTGAAAAGACGTTATGAAGCCTTGTCGAACCATCCTTTGTTCAAAGGCATGGAGTTTTCGGACGATCCGGCGAAGCTGAAGCAATGGATTCCTCTGATGATGAAAGGGCGTACCGGAAACGAGCCGATTGCAGCGACCAAAATTGACTCGGGTACGGACGTTAACTTTGGTGCTTTAACGCGTATGCTGATGGAACAATTGAAGAAAAGCAATGTGGGCATCCACTATCAGCATAGCGTCAAAAACATGAAACGTACGAGCGATGGCTTATGGGAATTGACGGTGAAAAACCTCAAGAGCGGGGCGACCGAGCGCCACAGGGCCAAGTTCGTCTTTATCGGAGCGGGCGGAGGCAGCTTGCATTTGCTGCAGAAGTCGGGTATTCCGGAAGGCAAACACATCGGTGGATTTCCGGTAAGCGGTATTTTCATGGCTTGCAAAAACCCGAAGGTCGTCGAGCAGCACCATGCCAAGGTATATGGCAAAGCCTCGGTAGGTGCCCCGCCAATGTCGGTGCCGCATCTGGACACCCGCTACATCGATAACCAAAAGTCGTTGTTGTTCGGGCCGTTTGCAGGTTTCTCGCCGAAGTTCCTGAAGACCGGTTCAATGACTGACCTGATCACCTCGGTGAAACTGCATAACCTGTTGACCATGCTGGCAGCCGGCGTGAAGGAGATTTCGCTGACGAAGTATCTGATCCAGCAGCTGATGCTGTCCAAAGAGCAGCGCATGGAAGAATTGCGTGACTTTGTACCGGATGCCAAAAGCGAGGACTGGGATTTGGTCGTTGCCGGCCAGCGCGTGCAGGTAATCAAGGATACCGCTCAAGGCGGCAAAGGCACGCTTCAATTCGGTACGGAAGTAGTGACTGCGTCGGATGGTTCGATCGCTGCCTTGCTGGGGGCTTCTCCGGGGGCATCCACTGCTGTGCATGTCATGTTGGAAATCCTTCAGCGCTGCTTCCCGCAGCATATAAGCGCATGGGAGCCTAAGATCAAAGAGATGATCCCTTCCTACGGCCAGTCATTGGTGGAGAACGTGGAATTGCTCAACAGAATTCATGCTTCGACCGCCAAAGCCCTAGGCCTGGCAGAGAAGAGGGGCTCCAGTTCGGTGATGAACGGGTAA
- a CDS encoding AAC(3) family N-acetyltransferase has translation MHTQASLLQQLQQLGIDGKGTLLMHSSMKSIGEVEGGADTVLDALTEYMKEGLLVLPTHTWSTINASNPMFHVESSPCCVGILPELFRKRPGVVRSWHPTHSVAALGRDAEAFTKDDHLFDTPCARGSAWGKLLDRQATIILVGVDLKRNTFIHGVEEWVDIPGRLTDGHEQLCTVLPDGTKIQVPSRRHCGLSWSEHFWKVDEVLEREGAMYKRKLGDAVVRVCNAAKVAEVITGMLRENPDLFSDNEPLDDLYDHTR, from the coding sequence ATGCATACTCAAGCAAGCTTGCTTCAGCAGCTCCAACAGCTCGGCATCGACGGCAAGGGCACGTTGCTCATGCATTCTTCCATGAAAAGCATAGGTGAAGTCGAGGGCGGAGCCGACACGGTACTTGATGCGTTAACCGAATACATGAAAGAGGGACTGCTCGTTTTGCCCACGCATACGTGGTCCACGATCAATGCGAGTAACCCAATGTTCCACGTGGAATCATCGCCATGCTGCGTCGGCATTTTGCCAGAGCTTTTCCGCAAACGCCCTGGCGTGGTTCGTTCATGGCATCCGACGCACTCGGTAGCCGCTCTCGGTCGGGATGCAGAAGCGTTTACGAAAGATGATCATCTGTTCGACACGCCTTGTGCGAGAGGTTCGGCATGGGGGAAACTGCTGGATCGCCAAGCGACCATTATTTTGGTGGGCGTTGACCTGAAGCGGAATACGTTTATTCATGGCGTGGAAGAGTGGGTGGACATCCCAGGCCGGTTGACGGACGGACATGAACAGTTATGCACCGTTCTGCCCGATGGAACGAAGATACAGGTACCTTCACGCAGACATTGCGGATTGTCCTGGTCCGAGCATTTTTGGAAGGTGGACGAGGTGCTGGAGCGAGAAGGGGCGATGTACAAAAGGAAACTTGGCGATGCGGTGGTGAGAGTTTGTAATGCTGCAAAAGTAGCAGAGGTGATCACGGGGATGCTGCGGGAAAATCCCGATCTGTTCTCGGATAATGAACCGCTGGACGATTTGTACGACCATACGCGGTAA
- a CDS encoding diguanylate cyclase — MSPSAWYDLFLFVLLFALYVYVFVTVRITNLHKVYFLFHGLMMIWPFCQFAIDLTGNLSLQWFYVTLSFVAVSLLGSGWLLLTYFLTGETDRLRNRKRKTVFLFVPAVIGAIGVVLNPWNWFVTPLGGGYAERSYGPWFWVILAILVSYFLASLSVLFGALRSSRTLPAIKKQVVFTLWGLFVLAAFAGLDALLNVVFRPWLPIIPGLTSLGIFLSGLFFVYVIKKYNVFDLVSIAHEDVINTIPYGILVLDENETIVEVNKALRSFMDMNVGDTFDLDAFLESVRAEGKVREFAEHYKRKENILSQIEIIVERDFVRRFILQSSPIVDSRLVPIGHILTFQDVSQERYLVEELNRQNIVLQERNHSLDRISSELSKANQKLEELVVTDSLTDSYNRRYLTQQLTHEVITNMQYRIPFSMILFDIDFFKGINDKHGHVIGDEVLHRMALIVKQSIRSTDILARYGGEEFMIYLPHAGSSLAKQVAERVRLSVERNPMALGEDEEPVSITVSMGILSVEDFQTVQVPDSPEGFLVQLFAAVDKALYQAKHNGRNRVEFAELKWIAAGDGSSETEVS, encoded by the coding sequence GTGAGCCCATCAGCGTGGTATGATCTCTTTCTATTCGTCCTCTTGTTTGCGTTATATGTCTATGTTTTTGTTACCGTTAGAATTACGAACTTACATAAGGTGTACTTTCTTTTTCACGGTTTGATGATGATCTGGCCGTTCTGCCAGTTTGCCATTGACCTGACGGGCAATCTCAGCTTGCAATGGTTTTACGTGACGCTTTCCTTTGTTGCCGTATCGCTGCTCGGAAGCGGGTGGTTGTTGCTAACCTATTTCCTGACAGGCGAAACAGATCGATTAAGGAATAGGAAAAGGAAAACCGTCTTTTTGTTCGTCCCTGCGGTCATTGGAGCTATAGGCGTCGTGCTAAATCCGTGGAACTGGTTCGTGACGCCGCTGGGCGGCGGATATGCAGAACGTTCCTACGGCCCATGGTTTTGGGTGATCCTTGCAATTCTCGTGAGCTACTTTCTGGCATCCCTCTCCGTCTTGTTCGGAGCGCTTCGTTCTTCCCGGACGCTGCCTGCGATCAAGAAGCAGGTCGTGTTCACATTGTGGGGTCTCTTCGTGCTGGCTGCATTTGCCGGTTTGGATGCCTTGCTTAACGTCGTATTCAGACCATGGTTGCCGATTATTCCGGGACTGACCTCCTTGGGAATCTTTCTGTCCGGGCTGTTCTTTGTCTATGTCATTAAAAAATACAACGTGTTTGATCTCGTCTCCATTGCGCACGAGGATGTCATTAACACCATTCCTTACGGAATTCTTGTATTGGACGAGAACGAAACCATTGTTGAAGTCAACAAGGCACTGCGGTCATTCATGGATATGAACGTGGGCGATACGTTTGATTTGGATGCATTTTTGGAATCCGTGCGGGCGGAGGGCAAGGTCCGCGAGTTTGCGGAGCATTACAAACGAAAAGAAAACATTTTGTCCCAGATCGAAATCATCGTGGAGAGGGACTTTGTTCGCCGGTTTATTTTGCAATCCTCGCCAATCGTTGATTCGCGCCTTGTCCCTATCGGACATATCCTTACGTTTCAGGATGTTTCGCAGGAGCGATATCTCGTTGAAGAATTGAATCGACAGAACATAGTGCTTCAAGAACGAAACCATTCATTGGACCGCATCAGCAGCGAGTTGTCCAAAGCTAATCAGAAGCTGGAAGAACTGGTCGTTACGGACAGTTTGACGGACAGTTATAATCGCCGTTACTTGACCCAGCAGTTGACGCATGAAGTGATCACTAACATGCAGTACAGAATCCCGTTTTCAATGATTCTCTTTGATATTGATTTCTTCAAAGGGATTAATGATAAGCACGGGCACGTCATCGGCGACGAAGTTCTCCATCGCATGGCGCTCATCGTCAAACAGTCCATCCGCAGCACCGATATTCTGGCCCGGTACGGCGGGGAGGAATTTATGATCTATCTTCCGCATGCAGGCAGCAGTTTGGCCAAACAGGTCGCGGAACGCGTGAGATTATCGGTGGAAAGAAATCCCATGGCACTGGGGGAGGACGAGGAACCGGTTTCCATAACGGTGAGTATGGGAATTTTATCGGTGGAGGATTTCCAAACCGTTCAAGTGCCTGACAGTCCGGAAGGATTTTTGGTTCAATTGTTCGCCGCCGTGGACAAAGCCTTGTACCAAGCCAAGCATAACGGACGAAATCGAGTTGAATTTGCGGAGTTGAAATGGATTGCAGCGGGAGATGGTTCGTCTGAGACGGAAGTCTCTTGA
- a CDS encoding dihydroorotate dehydrogenase (quinone): protein MEIINRKYYEGYEGEGEIQFIRHLSNGDKYVIRIWDGYFDEIMGGIQPEQDGWTGLAYYYHVEEPWWEKPWKIPNIQIVLKQLQEIKTEHLNAEAKDLLVELCNILSNSWESNESVWIADE from the coding sequence GTGGAAATAATAAACAGGAAATATTATGAAGGTTATGAGGGGGAAGGAGAAATACAGTTTATAAGGCACCTCTCAAATGGAGATAAGTATGTAATAAGAATATGGGATGGTTATTTTGACGAAATAATGGGGGGAATACAGCCGGAGCAAGACGGGTGGACAGGTTTGGCATATTATTACCATGTTGAAGAGCCTTGGTGGGAAAAACCATGGAAGATTCCAAATATACAAATCGTATTAAAACAGCTACAAGAAATAAAAACCGAGCATTTGAATGCGGAGGCCAAGGACTTACTTGTAGAGCTTTGTAATATATTGTCCAACTCCTGGGAATCAAACGAATCTGTATGGATTGCTGATGAGTAA